The genomic DNA TAATTAGTTTATCCATAAAATGGAGGGTATCAATTGTTTAATATATTTACTACTCTACTAAAAGCCGGTGCACCTACTGTTGACCTTAAAATTAATCAGACATCTGCTCAAATCGGTGAGACAATAACTGGTTGTTTTAATCTTCATGGGGGACGTAAAACTCAAAAGGTTAAGAGGCTTGAATGTAGTTTAGTTAAAACGTACGATGATGGAAGCTTCGATACGGTTGAAGAAGTGACAACGATTTTAATGTCAGAGCAATTAAGTGAAAATGAAACGCTTAAATTCCCTTTCACTTTTGTGATAACTGATAAATTCCAACCAACCACTAGCAATATTACCTATCGATTCCATACAAATCTTGTCTACTCAGATAACCTGACAAGTAAAGATCATGATGAATTGGTTATTCTTACTAAAAGTAGCAGTTGATTAATATTGGGGAGGCAATTGCCTCCCTACGTATTTTTTCTACCTTTTGCAGAATTTTCTTTTGCATGCGCTTCGTG from Robertmurraya sp. FSL R5-0851 includes the following:
- a CDS encoding sporulation protein; this translates as MFNIFTTLLKAGAPTVDLKINQTSAQIGETITGCFNLHGGRKTQKVKRLECSLVKTYDDGSFDTVEEVTTILMSEQLSENETLKFPFTFVITDKFQPTTSNITYRFHTNLVYSDNLTSKDHDELVILTKSSS